Proteins encoded by one window of Streptomyces sp. LX-29:
- a CDS encoding histidine phosphatase family protein codes for MGELLLVRHGETEWSRSGRHTSWTDLPLTGRGEDQARALRPLLATRTIGLALVSPLARARHTAELAGIEDARTEPDLHEWDYGGYEGITTAEIRSARPGWELWTDGVVAGGPDHPGESAEQVGARVDRLLARIAPSLAPEATEGDVLLVAHAHVLRVLTARRLGLESAAGALFRLDTATLGRLGYEHGRPAMLAWNVGSDLS; via the coding sequence CCTGGTCCGCCACGGCGAGACCGAGTGGAGCCGCTCCGGCCGGCACACCAGCTGGACCGACCTGCCGCTGACCGGGCGCGGCGAGGACCAGGCCCGGGCGCTGCGCCCGCTGCTGGCCACCCGCACCATCGGCCTCGCGCTGGTCAGCCCGCTCGCCCGGGCCCGGCACACCGCGGAGCTGGCCGGCATCGAGGACGCGCGGACCGAGCCCGACCTCCACGAGTGGGACTACGGAGGGTACGAGGGCATCACGACGGCCGAGATCCGGAGCGCCCGGCCCGGCTGGGAGCTCTGGACCGACGGTGTCGTGGCCGGCGGCCCCGACCACCCGGGGGAGTCCGCCGAACAGGTGGGCGCGCGCGTCGACCGGCTGCTGGCCCGCATCGCCCCGTCGCTGGCCCCGGAGGCCACCGAGGGGGACGTGCTGCTGGTGGCGCACGCCCATGTGCTGCGGGTGCTGACGGCGCGTCGACTCGGCCTGGAATCGGCCGCCGGGGCGCTGTTCCGGCTCGACACCGCGACCCTCGGTCGACTGGGGTACGAGCACGGGCGCCCCGCGATGCTCGCGTGGAACGTAGGCTCTGACCTGTCCTGA
- a CDS encoding OsmC family protein: MATTRTAATHWEGNLLEGKGQVSLNSSNIGTYDVTWASRAEQPAGRTSPEELIAAAHSSCYSMAFSHGLAGKGHTVESLDTKADVTFQPGEGITGIHLTVKARVPGLSEEDFQAAAEDAKKNCPVSQALAGTTITLEAELLG, encoded by the coding sequence ATGGCCACCACTCGCACCGCAGCCACCCACTGGGAAGGCAATCTTCTCGAGGGCAAGGGCCAGGTCAGCCTGAACTCCTCGAACATCGGCACCTACGACGTCACCTGGGCGTCCCGCGCCGAGCAGCCGGCCGGCCGGACCAGCCCCGAGGAGCTGATCGCCGCCGCCCACTCCAGCTGCTACTCGATGGCCTTCTCGCACGGCCTGGCCGGCAAGGGGCACACCGTGGAGTCGCTGGACACCAAGGCCGACGTCACCTTCCAGCCCGGCGAGGGCATCACCGGCATCCACCTCACCGTCAAGGCGCGGGTTCCGGGTCTGAGCGAGGAGGACTTCCAGGCAGCCGCCGAGGACGCCAAGAAGAACTGCCCGGTGAGCCAGGCCCTGGCCGGCACCACCATCACCCTGGAGGCGGAGCTGCTCGGCTGA
- a CDS encoding FkbM family methyltransferase, which translates to MTLAARLGPLLPARLVAEAASRLYPRFEPELARLADFCPPGGTAVDVGGWYGPWTRRLARRAERVVVIEPVPHLARALAATSAANVQVIQAAAAEGPGRATLWLPPGGRGDRGVSSLVRRPVHGAALEVDCVALDELVLGPVTLLKVDVDGAELAVLRGARRLLVRQHPALFVELEARIQPPGPVLELLGGLGYRGWVLPGREWVELSRFDLAGHQARSCHVAEHGLLRRSLGPGRRRYVNSVLFLPGTRRPGRVSVRDDGGHELRA; encoded by the coding sequence ATGACGCTCGCCGCCCGGCTCGGCCCGCTGCTGCCGGCCCGGCTCGTCGCCGAGGCCGCCTCCCGCCTCTACCCGCGCTTCGAACCCGAGCTGGCCCGGCTCGCCGACTTCTGCCCGCCGGGCGGCACCGCCGTGGACGTCGGCGGCTGGTACGGGCCGTGGACCCGGCGGCTGGCGCGGCGCGCGGAGCGGGTGGTGGTGATCGAACCGGTGCCGCACCTGGCCCGGGCCCTGGCCGCCACCTCCGCCGCCAACGTCCAGGTGATCCAGGCCGCGGCCGCCGAGGGCCCCGGCCGGGCCACGCTGTGGCTGCCGCCCGGTGGCCGCGGTGACCGGGGCGTGTCCTCCCTGGTGCGCCGCCCGGTGCACGGGGCCGCGTTGGAGGTGGACTGTGTGGCGCTGGACGAGCTGGTGCTGGGCCCCGTGACCCTGCTGAAGGTGGATGTGGACGGCGCCGAGCTGGCCGTGCTGCGCGGAGCGCGACGGCTGCTCGTCCGCCAGCACCCGGCGCTCTTCGTGGAGCTGGAGGCGCGCATCCAGCCGCCCGGGCCGGTGCTGGAGCTCCTGGGCGGGCTCGGCTATCGGGGCTGGGTGCTGCCGGGCCGGGAGTGGGTGGAGCTGTCCCGCTTCGACCTGGCCGGACACCAGGCCCGCAGCTGCCATGTGGCGGAGCACGGGCTGCTGCGCCGCAGCCTGGGGCCGGGCCGCCGGCGGTACGTCAACTCGGTGCTGTTCCTCCCCGGGACGCGGCGGCCGGGGCGCGTGTCGGTGCGCGACGATGGGGGTCATGAACTCCGCGCCTGA
- a CDS encoding class I SAM-dependent methyltransferase encodes MTRSRSLSGSDQAHAAASVPVSAYANANANANAAAATAGSELRAFYEDPTVPVASGVERSRRQALLLARALGPTRRADPAVVLDVGCGDGSAAALALPLLAGHRVIGVDWSQDALRRAAHRLPDVVRGELSGAGLPFAAGSVDAVLFSEVVEHLVEPDAALDELRRVLRPGGHLLLSTPNLAAWYNRALLLAGVQPVFSEVSMRAVHGRPGREVVGHLRLFTSRALRGFLAASGFTVVTLTGAPFHGVPRPLRALDRAACRVPSLASILLVHAVKAPGRAGTAGRAARRPRPRAAPPR; translated from the coding sequence ATGACCCGCTCCCGGTCGCTCTCCGGCTCCGACCAAGCCCACGCCGCCGCCTCCGTCCCCGTCTCCGCGTACGCGAACGCGAACGCGAACGCGAACGCGGCCGCGGCCACGGCGGGAAGCGAGCTGCGGGCCTTCTACGAGGACCCGACGGTGCCCGTCGCCTCCGGCGTCGAGCGGAGCCGCCGACAGGCGCTGCTGCTCGCCCGCGCCCTCGGGCCGACACGACGGGCGGACCCGGCCGTGGTGCTGGACGTCGGCTGCGGGGACGGTTCGGCGGCGGCCCTGGCGCTGCCCCTGCTCGCCGGTCATCGGGTGATCGGCGTCGACTGGTCGCAGGACGCGCTGCGCCGTGCCGCGCACCGGCTGCCCGATGTCGTCCGCGGCGAACTGTCCGGCGCCGGCCTCCCGTTCGCGGCCGGCAGCGTGGACGCGGTGCTGTTCAGCGAGGTGGTGGAGCACCTGGTGGAGCCGGACGCGGCGCTGGACGAGCTGCGCCGGGTGCTGCGGCCCGGGGGCCATCTGCTGCTGTCCACACCGAACCTGGCCGCCTGGTACAACCGCGCGCTGCTGCTCGCCGGGGTCCAGCCGGTGTTCTCGGAGGTGAGCATGCGCGCGGTGCACGGCCGCCCCGGCCGCGAGGTGGTCGGCCATCTGCGGCTGTTCACCTCCCGCGCGCTGCGCGGCTTCCTCGCCGCCTCCGGCTTCACGGTCGTCACGCTGACCGGCGCGCCCTTCCACGGAGTGCCGCGCCCGCTCCGGGCGCTGGACCGAGCCGCCTGCCGGGTGCCGTCGCTCGCCTCGATCCTGCTGGTGCACGCGGTCAAGGCGCCGGGACGGGCCGGGACGGCCGGGCGGGCCGCCCGGCGGCCACGACCTCGCGCCGCCCCGCCTCGATGA
- a CDS encoding condensation protein, giving the protein MTAERSTGSFRAAARDRGHRAPRDDRFPFPTVDEVSRHCQRDDDPENVHIEVHLPGRLDPARLRAAFHEALRRHPGILVREAPGGWWRLRYVWERTGEPDVDPVRCAPPGPRALALARARAVAHCPPLAVSPPVRLELVSPGPGETGSVLLLTINHTALDGPSCLRVLATAAALYGAGRTAAHLPAPRPAAPGPCAAHEPRAVSGPPSAPRTAPVPTPAPAPAPASAPPPRTPRALPPAPSRRLTRPARVAADTRTPGAAGNGLFLADLPLPPRPAARSRSTGAAGAVVPTVNDQLLVATCLTIARWNRLHGRPPRPVRITMPVDDRPRGAVELPIGNGTRLVEVGFGPGERTDAALLSAERPDPAAVARLLEYTAARTRALKAASGPQLGRAGALLTAPVLPVGLRAAVTRGLRRVAAPWTATTLLSNLGRLPDPLDFGDAGRATAVWLSAPTRPSRGVTFTCASTGGRLHLGLRWSRAVLDDAAGDELAALFARSLAATAAATTPPTPEPKPALPRRPRPPLQAPTAEEAS; this is encoded by the coding sequence ATGACCGCGGAGCGTTCCACCGGATCGTTCCGGGCCGCGGCACGGGACCGCGGTCATCGCGCCCCGCGCGATGACCGGTTCCCCTTCCCCACCGTCGACGAGGTCTCCCGTCACTGCCAGCGGGACGACGACCCCGAGAACGTCCACATCGAGGTGCACCTGCCGGGGCGGCTGGACCCGGCCCGGCTGCGGGCGGCCTTCCACGAGGCGCTGCGCCGGCATCCGGGAATCCTGGTGCGGGAGGCGCCGGGCGGCTGGTGGCGGCTGCGGTACGTGTGGGAGCGGACCGGGGAGCCGGACGTCGACCCGGTCCGCTGCGCGCCGCCGGGCCCGCGGGCACTCGCCCTGGCGCGGGCCCGCGCGGTGGCGCACTGCCCGCCGCTGGCTGTGTCGCCGCCCGTCCGGCTGGAGCTGGTCTCCCCGGGCCCCGGGGAGACCGGGTCCGTGCTGCTGCTGACGATCAATCACACGGCCCTCGACGGACCGTCCTGCCTGCGGGTGCTGGCCACGGCCGCCGCGCTGTACGGCGCCGGCCGGACGGCGGCGCACCTCCCGGCCCCGCGGCCCGCCGCCCCCGGGCCGTGTGCCGCCCACGAGCCGCGCGCCGTGTCCGGTCCGCCGTCCGCGCCGCGTACCGCACCCGTCCCCACACCGGCACCCGCACCCGCACCCGCGTCCGCGCCCCCGCCCCGTACGCCGAGGGCCCTTCCGCCGGCGCCCTCGCGCCGCCTGACCCGACCGGCCCGGGTCGCCGCGGACACGCGCACCCCCGGCGCCGCGGGCAACGGCCTGTTCCTGGCCGACCTGCCGCTGCCGCCCCGGCCGGCGGCCCGCTCGCGCTCCACCGGCGCCGCGGGCGCCGTCGTGCCCACCGTCAACGACCAGCTGCTGGTGGCCACCTGCCTGACGATCGCCCGCTGGAACCGGCTACACGGCCGGCCGCCCCGCCCCGTACGGATCACCATGCCGGTGGACGACCGCCCGCGCGGGGCCGTCGAGCTGCCGATCGGCAACGGCACCCGCCTGGTGGAGGTGGGCTTCGGGCCGGGAGAGCGGACGGACGCGGCGCTGCTGTCCGCCGAGCGGCCGGACCCGGCGGCGGTGGCGCGGCTGCTGGAGTACACCGCCGCGCGCACCCGTGCCCTCAAGGCCGCCTCGGGACCACAGCTCGGACGGGCGGGCGCGCTGCTCACCGCGCCCGTGCTGCCGGTGGGGCTCCGCGCGGCGGTCACGCGCGGGCTGCGCCGGGTGGCGGCGCCGTGGACCGCCACCACCCTGCTGAGCAACCTCGGCCGGCTCCCCGACCCGCTGGACTTCGGCGACGCCGGGCGCGCCACCGCCGTATGGCTCTCGGCGCCGACCCGCCCGTCGCGAGGGGTGACCTTCACCTGCGCCTCGACCGGTGGCCGGCTGCACCTGGGGCTGCGCTGGTCCCGCGCGGTCCTCGACGACGCGGCCGGCGACGAGCTGGCGGCGCTCTTCGCCCGGTCACTGGCCGCCACGGCGGCCGCGACCACACCACCGACGCCCGAGCCGAAGCCGGCGCTGCCACGACGGCCGCGGCCACCGCTCCAGGCCCCGACCGCTGAGGAGGCGTCATGA